One genomic window of Stieleria sp. JC731 includes the following:
- a CDS encoding FtsX-like permease family protein, with product MSNRPITSWSVIAAGVRQNWRTTISVALGVAIATSVIVGALLVGDSMRGSLRELTVERLGKIDSVIAPGGFFSVDSIAERVGQSPDAIAAVLMFDQAVIEASSGEDLRRSGSIQVIGCDDAFWHLDSSGITPETTLDEQSVILTESLATELGVKVGDQVTVRLPVEQAVPADSPLGRKDVQTEGIPRLTVAEILQDKGLARFSLAASQAAPKNVFLSRKLVASVLDRDGQANILLSSQPIDAAKVRPTLQDLGLKLEHVVDSFEDQTVFEYFSVTSDRLLISDAAVEAITQALPADQVTPVLTYLANEIKKTTGEIANNPDASNDDDSVRVTYSTIAAVDPSKQLPLSYGDSNSGELDTNDTVPIIVNSWLAERLNLKIGDTLAIDYFEPEIKNGKEVERTFNAAVVNVVPLTEPDRPYRRRRKAEYSQEPTRYNDPNLTPTVPGVTDQDSMSDWDTPFELTRDVPQEDDQYWKNHRLTPKAFIPLAAGRTLFSSRFGHTTGLIIAANAVSSEDELRSKILASTSDILPALGWQPRSIRGAQLSASKGTTPFDGLFLSLSMFVIFSAVMLIAMLFRLGLVTRSGELGTLLAVGLRKQQVRRLYLGEGLLISILGVVVGIAGGVGYAAGVLAALRSFWVGAVTVPFLTFHASALSLFIGSAAGLFCGLAALWFTTRSMLNNDAVDLIRGKGELDEIDTTTMLRWPSYTAAGLAIAALGAGGFGAASGGQTAAGGFVGGGMMLLIAMLVFVYGQFRRGGHRSDSGHGYSLSMLARRNSVRAPLRSTLTIGLIATASFLIVAINAFRLTPSDEGTGGFQLLAESAQPVYQDLADPSVQSGLMGAEADQLSDATIVSFRVRRGQDASCNNLYRATEPTVYGVPASAAEPLNQFRFFASAATDSESPWSLLDTSAQGTEEDPIPLILDQNTAMWSLQMMAGIGEVKSFTYENDTIFFKVVGLLENSLLQGRLMIGEANFQRQFSEISGYRFFLINVADNKAAEDKVRAITKTFETRLGDVGFDVSDTREVLAGMMAVQNTYLRTFQSLGGLGLLLGTIGLAIAQVRNLLQRRSELAVMRAIGFTRTRLASMVVGETATLLAMGIGCGVACAILAVLPYAWSQGTSPPIIEPLALVLGIFVFGLLAGLIAAVQVSRMRLLDSLRGS from the coding sequence TTGTCAAACCGACCAATCACATCCTGGTCTGTCATCGCCGCAGGCGTTCGACAAAATTGGCGCACCACCATTTCAGTGGCATTGGGTGTTGCGATCGCCACATCGGTGATTGTCGGGGCTCTGCTTGTCGGCGATTCCATGCGAGGCAGCTTGCGTGAACTGACAGTCGAGCGGTTAGGCAAAATCGATAGCGTGATCGCACCGGGCGGATTCTTCAGCGTCGACTCGATCGCTGAACGGGTAGGACAAAGCCCGGACGCAATCGCGGCAGTTCTGATGTTTGACCAGGCCGTCATCGAAGCATCCAGCGGTGAAGACCTGCGACGCTCCGGTTCGATCCAAGTGATCGGCTGTGACGACGCGTTTTGGCACCTTGATTCCTCGGGGATCACTCCGGAAACGACGCTCGATGAGCAATCGGTCATCCTCACAGAATCACTGGCGACAGAATTGGGCGTCAAAGTTGGTGATCAGGTGACCGTTCGACTGCCCGTCGAACAAGCGGTACCGGCAGACAGCCCGCTGGGACGAAAGGACGTTCAAACGGAAGGCATTCCGCGTCTGACCGTGGCTGAGATTCTTCAGGACAAAGGACTGGCAAGGTTCTCTCTTGCGGCATCGCAAGCGGCACCCAAGAACGTTTTCCTTTCACGCAAACTTGTCGCCTCGGTACTAGATCGAGACGGGCAAGCCAACATCCTGCTAAGTTCCCAGCCGATCGACGCCGCAAAGGTCCGTCCGACGCTACAGGACCTTGGCCTAAAGCTGGAACACGTCGTCGATTCATTCGAAGACCAGACAGTATTCGAGTACTTCAGCGTGACAAGCGATCGTCTTTTGATCAGTGACGCTGCTGTCGAAGCGATCACCCAAGCCTTGCCTGCTGATCAAGTGACTCCGGTTCTGACTTACCTGGCAAACGAAATCAAAAAAACAACTGGCGAAATTGCCAACAATCCAGACGCGTCAAATGACGATGATTCGGTTCGGGTGACCTACAGCACCATCGCGGCTGTCGACCCATCGAAACAGTTGCCGCTGTCTTATGGCGATTCGAATTCGGGTGAACTCGATACCAACGACACGGTACCAATCATCGTCAATTCGTGGCTCGCCGAACGCCTGAATTTGAAAATCGGCGACACGCTGGCCATCGATTACTTTGAACCGGAAATCAAGAACGGCAAGGAAGTCGAACGAACCTTCAATGCGGCGGTCGTCAACGTTGTACCGCTTACCGAACCGGACCGGCCTTATCGCCGTCGTCGCAAAGCAGAGTATTCCCAAGAACCGACCCGCTATAACGATCCCAACCTCACACCAACGGTCCCCGGTGTAACCGATCAAGATTCGATGAGTGATTGGGATACCCCATTCGAATTAACGCGTGACGTTCCTCAAGAAGACGACCAGTATTGGAAAAACCATCGCCTGACTCCCAAGGCTTTTATTCCTCTTGCCGCTGGTCGAACGCTGTTCTCAAGTCGATTTGGCCATACAACCGGGCTAATCATCGCCGCAAACGCGGTGAGTAGCGAAGACGAACTACGATCCAAAATACTGGCCTCGACATCGGACATCCTTCCCGCACTCGGTTGGCAACCTCGCTCCATCCGTGGCGCCCAGCTTTCCGCTTCGAAAGGCACCACGCCGTTTGATGGGTTGTTCCTTTCACTTAGCATGTTTGTGATTTTTTCGGCGGTGATGCTGATCGCAATGCTATTCCGCTTGGGGCTCGTCACGCGCAGCGGCGAACTGGGAACGTTGCTTGCTGTCGGGCTTCGCAAACAGCAGGTTCGCCGGCTGTACCTTGGCGAAGGCTTGTTGATTTCGATATTGGGCGTGGTTGTCGGAATCGCCGGTGGGGTTGGCTATGCCGCTGGTGTGCTCGCCGCCCTACGCAGTTTCTGGGTTGGCGCCGTGACGGTTCCATTCCTGACATTTCATGCGTCAGCATTAAGCCTGTTCATCGGCAGTGCGGCGGGATTGTTCTGCGGCTTAGCAGCCTTGTGGTTCACAACGCGATCGATGCTTAATAATGACGCTGTCGACTTGATTCGTGGCAAAGGCGAACTGGACGAAATCGACACGACGACAATGCTGCGATGGCCTAGCTACACTGCTGCCGGACTTGCGATCGCGGCCTTGGGTGCCGGAGGATTTGGTGCTGCCAGCGGCGGGCAAACGGCAGCAGGTGGGTTCGTGGGCGGCGGCATGATGCTGCTGATCGCAATGCTCGTTTTCGTCTATGGTCAATTTCGACGCGGCGGACACCGTTCCGATTCGGGACACGGTTACAGCCTATCAATGTTGGCCCGTCGCAACTCTGTCCGGGCGCCGCTGCGAAGCACATTGACGATCGGACTGATCGCAACGGCTTCGTTTTTGATTGTCGCGATCAATGCATTTCGGCTGACCCCTAGCGATGAAGGCACCGGTGGATTTCAGTTACTCGCCGAATCCGCGCAGCCTGTTTATCAAGACCTCGCTGACCCTTCAGTTCAGTCTGGCTTAATGGGCGCCGAAGCAGACCAGCTGTCAGACGCAACGATCGTGTCGTTCCGTGTTCGACGTGGCCAAGATGCCAGCTGCAACAATCTTTACCGAGCGACCGAACCGACCGTCTATGGCGTCCCGGCGTCGGCGGCCGAACCGCTAAACCAATTTCGTTTTTTCGCGTCGGCTGCGACGGATAGCGAATCACCATGGTCGCTACTGGACACATCGGCACAGGGAACAGAAGAGGATCCCATCCCGTTGATCCTTGACCAAAACACAGCGATGTGGAGCCTGCAGATGATGGCTGGCATCGGTGAAGTTAAATCGTTCACCTATGAAAACGATACGATCTTTTTCAAAGTCGTCGGACTGTTGGAAAACTCGTTGCTGCAAGGTCGACTGATGATCGGTGAAGCAAACTTCCAGCGACAGTTTTCCGAAATCAGCGGCTACCGGTTCTTTCTGATCAACGTCGCCGACAATAAGGCAGCCGAAGACAAAGTCCGAGCAATCACAAAGACCTTTGAAACCCGCCTTGGTGATGTCGGCTTCGACGTTTCGGACACACGCGAAGTGCTGGCAGGAATGATGGCCGTCCAAAACACCTACCTTCGAACCTTTCAAAGCCTTGGCGGCCTGGGGTTACTGCTGGGAACTATCGGTCTGGCGATCGCTCAAGTACGTAACCTGCTGCAACGTCGAAGCGAATTGGCGGTGATGAGGGCGATCGGATTCACCCGAACTCGGCTCGCATCGATGGTCGTCGGCGAAACGGCAACCCTGTTAGCGATGGGCATCGGATGCGGGGTGGCTTGTGCGATCTTGGCAGTACTGCCCTATGCTTGGTCGCAAGGCACCTCACCACCGATCATTGAACCGCTCGCCCTGGTGTTGGGTATTTTTGTGTTTGGGCTATTGGCTGGCCTGATCGCCGCTGTGCAGGTTTCACGGATGCGACTGCTCGATTCCTTGAGGGGATCGTGA